A region of the Labeo rohita strain BAU-BD-2019 chromosome 5, IGBB_LRoh.1.0, whole genome shotgun sequence genome:
ggttacattatctgtaaatttttgttctggaagtgaactactcctttaatttaTCCTAATTTGGTTTAGTGAAGAAGCAAACTCATCTTtgtcttggatggcctgagggtgagtaaattttaagcaaatgttcatttctgggtgaactgttcctttaaaggaatagtaaaTTTGGTCAACATTTGCTTGCCCCTTCATcattaaaaactgtttattatttatgtaattttggagcttgacaatGTCTGTCCCAATTTAGTTTCATTCTGTGAAAATGATCACGCAGCACATTGTGTGAAACTTtctgtgaatttttatttttaggtgaaccttttaaataaaactttttaccTTCTGTTTTCCTGTTAGGGGGCTACGCTTCATCCAGGTTCTTCTCCAGAGTCTAGTGGATGGGGATAAAGATGAAAGCAACCCTAACCTCATCAGAGTAAACGTCACCAAAGCTTATGAAATGGCATTGAAGAAGTATCATGGCTGGTTTGTTCAGAAGCTCTTTAAAGTAAGTTTCTTaaacctattatgcccctttctACAAGATGTAGTATAAGTCTCAGGTGCCCCCAGAatatgtctgtgaagtttcagcttaaaataccccacagataacttattatataattttaaaaatgacaaatttgagtggaagcagaaacacgcacgtttgacattaaaaagtataaaaactgtatttttatgaaaataacccatcgttgcgctagataagacccttctttctcagctgggattgttaacaaccgcatttgggatcgtgtgaagccgcatttaaactgcattttggaagttcaaattggggcaccatagcagtccattatatgaagaaaaatgctgaaatgttttcctcaaaaaacataatttctttatgactgaagagagaaagacatgggggtgagtacattatatgttaaTCTTTgatttggaagtggacttctcctttaagggacggtaaaattataataagatccccttcctATGTCACGAGGGAGCGAAATCTGAACGGctcattttttcacatgcttgcagagaaaggcttaccaaaaaaaTTTTCTTGGTTGGTAGATACACTGAGAtctgattatagcacttaaacactgAAAAAGGCAGATTTTCATGATAGGTCCCCCTCTgaatacatgcatacatgcatgcatttttttgaagttgttttatgcaagttaaaaacaacttttaattttttgaaagtGAAATTAGTGATATATAGACATTTGTTTGAAAAAACCTATTGAGGTTGCCCTGTCTTCATTTTTGCAGGCAGCACTATATGCCGCTCCATACAGATCAGATTTTCTCAAAGCTCTTTCTAAAGGGCGAGAGGTCAAGGACGAAGAATGCTTAGACAAAGTGCGGCAGTTCCTAGTAAACTTCACAGCTACTATTGATGCCATCTATGAAATGTACACCAAGATGAATGCAGAGCTGGACTACACTGTGTGATCTCTCAATCACAAACGAGCAAACTTCAGACCTCATCTTCTGCCCTCCCACTGGATTACTGTTGCCTCCCATCAGACGCCTCCTTAGTCTCCTCATTGGACCGTTCTTCTCCTACTGGATTTTGCATCTCTGCAGTACACTGTTGTTTTCTCTTTGGGGACAATTAGGGTCCAAGCTGCTGAAGACTTTAATGGTTTCGGAAGGGAGGATGTCTGCTGTTGTTTGTTCTGCTCATGCTTTTCTTTAGAAAAGTAGTATTCTTAAAAAAGACAGTTTGTGACAGTGTTTATAACTTTAACTACTGATTATTTctgtttgattcttaatacatgTGCACTTTAAGTATGTGTATGGAATGGTTCTGTATGTTCCTTTAACAATATACTGCAAATGAgggttttaattttacttatatAAATTATACCAAAACAAAAGTCTGCGGACTGTATAACCAAATATCTGACATTGACTGCACTGCTGTTTGttctattttataataaatacttgaatatgacataaaatatacaaaaccaCTTCCTCAGAAGTGACAGTGAAGCCACACTTTTGAGTGGTGAAACATATTCAGTAAATAGcaaaaacatataatattttCTTAGATTTACTTCTACAAGACTTATTAAGACTTATTATATGGATGACTGAGAATCTTCATAGACGTAATATAATGGATGAGTATTGTTGTTTTGTAGGTTTTAGTTTGTCATTTCCAAAGGTTAAATTCATTCAAACTgctttttagaaataaatgtgtgaatttttttgACAAAACTGAAGCAGTACATCATGATGACCGTGTGACTGATGCCTTCTGGTGCTGTTTTGCTCTTCCACTGTAATTTATTATCTTAATGTGTAGTCTCTTTAAAATCTCATTAAAATCATGACCTTGTGTAAGATGTTTTGTTGTGTACTTTCCTTTTGGCTGCGCTAAATGGcctttgtattttgttttattttaattcccctatatgtaaatgcatattgacccaccatatgtgaccctggaccacaaaaccagtcataagggtcaatttttttggaatcatctgaaagctgaataaataagttttccattgatgtatggtttgataggacaatatttggctgagatacaactatttgaaaatctggaatctgaatgtgcaaaaaatattgagaaaatattgagaaaatcacctttaaagttgtccaaatgaagttcgttgcaatgcatattactaatcaaaagttttgatatatttacggtatggaatttacaaaatatattcatggaacatgttctttacttaacatcctaatgatttttgacataaaatgactaattttttgtattgttggctattgttacaaataggGTAAAACTCATGACTggtt
Encoded here:
- the gltpa gene encoding glycolipid transfer protein, with product MALLMEHQFRQLPADKQVETRPFLEAVSHLPPFFDCLGSTIFSPIKADIVGNITKIKAVYDTNPTRFKTLQHILEAEKEMHGTEWPKVGATLALMWLKRGLRFIQVLLQSLVDGDKDESNPNLIRVNVTKAYEMALKKYHGWFVQKLFKAALYAAPYRSDFLKALSKGREVKDEECLDKVRQFLVNFTATIDAIYEMYTKMNAELDYTV